The proteins below come from a single Caenibius sp. WL genomic window:
- a CDS encoding TolC family protein, producing the protein MDKSKLVSLAAAALLCGVSAPALGQAVSMRDAIAVAMDSNPDIIQAQMNTEAIQAERKQAQGLFAPRVTLDASAGARRLENTTRRRLGIADDWLYPLEASLNAEWVAVDFGRRRGELLRQAARVDGASLRVLERSQFVALQIARQYLDILLQQRILAASQDNSAFHRSLVGDLSEGVRQGSISIADQQQAEERLQAALVREQEAAEALRNAKISLRALTGLDIEQVALPDALTSALPANEAEAVNLVRTQNPKVLEAVADVDATNALVKAAKGDLYPEIGVNVQGRVGEDIDGFKGNANDVQARVFLRWDIFDGGINRAKVQEMVRRASEARYRLHQVERDAEQDVRTAWNAMESQTAIVRALEKQGHVTDDLLLSYRSQFNVGRRSLLDVLDAQNTRYNVQVRLETSRFSQMFAQYQTLATTNLFIGALNVSPGAGAGMKERERFHYGPPVPAELYRRVYPK; encoded by the coding sequence ATGGACAAGAGTAAACTCGTAAGCCTCGCCGCGGCAGCATTGTTGTGCGGCGTTTCCGCCCCGGCGCTGGGGCAGGCTGTTTCGATGCGCGACGCGATTGCCGTCGCGATGGACTCCAACCCGGATATCATCCAGGCACAGATGAACACCGAAGCTATTCAGGCAGAGCGCAAACAGGCCCAGGGCCTGTTTGCCCCGCGCGTGACACTGGATGCTTCGGCCGGTGCGCGGCGTCTGGAAAACACCACCCGGCGGAGGCTGGGGATCGCGGACGACTGGCTCTATCCGCTGGAAGCCAGCCTGAATGCGGAATGGGTGGCGGTCGATTTCGGGCGTCGGCGCGGCGAACTGCTGCGCCAGGCGGCACGGGTCGACGGTGCCTCGTTGCGGGTGCTGGAACGTTCGCAGTTCGTTGCCCTGCAGATTGCGCGGCAATATCTCGACATTCTCTTGCAGCAGCGCATCCTGGCGGCTTCGCAGGACAACAGCGCCTTCCATCGCTCGCTGGTGGGGGATTTGTCCGAAGGCGTGCGCCAGGGCTCGATCAGCATCGCCGATCAGCAACAGGCCGAAGAACGCCTGCAGGCGGCGCTCGTGCGGGAGCAGGAAGCGGCTGAAGCGCTGCGGAACGCCAAGATTTCCCTACGGGCGCTGACCGGCCTCGATATTGAGCAGGTTGCTCTTCCGGATGCTCTGACGTCGGCTTTGCCGGCCAACGAGGCGGAAGCCGTCAACCTGGTGCGGACGCAGAATCCGAAAGTGCTTGAGGCGGTGGCGGATGTCGATGCCACCAATGCTCTAGTCAAAGCAGCCAAGGGCGACCTCTATCCTGAAATCGGGGTCAACGTGCAGGGCCGCGTCGGGGAAGATATCGACGGCTTCAAAGGCAATGCCAACGATGTTCAGGCCCGCGTCTTCCTGCGGTGGGATATCTTCGATGGCGGGATCAACCGGGCCAAGGTGCAGGAAATGGTGCGTCGGGCCAGCGAAGCCCGCTATCGCCTGCATCAGGTCGAGCGCGATGCCGAACAGGATGTGCGCACTGCCTGGAACGCCATGGAAAGCCAGACGGCAATCGTCCGGGCTCTGGAAAAGCAGGGGCACGTAACGGATGACCTGCTGCTGTCCTATCGCAGCCAGTTCAATGTGGGGCGGCGTTCGCTGCTCGACGTGCTGGATGCGCAGAACACCCGCTACAACGTGCAGGTTCGTCTGGAAACGTCGCGGTTCTCCCAGATGTTCGCGCAGTATCAGACGTTGGCCACGACCAATCTCTTCATCGGTGCGCTGAATGTCTCGCCGGGTGCCGGTGCGGGAATGAAGGAGCGTGAACGGTTCCATTATGGGCCACCCGTTCCCGCGGAACTTTATCGCCGGGTCTATCCCAAATAA